A genome region from Natranaeroarchaeum sulfidigenes includes the following:
- a CDS encoding SDR family oxidoreductase — protein MRVGILGCGYVGIELGRQLSASGHEAVGVRRSDEGIEAIEAAGVDAVQADITDADELSVVPDVDAIVFAASSGGRGAAAARQIYVDGLHRAIESFGTRENPPDRLIYTSSTGVYGDHGGDWVDETTPLDPTTEKTRVLAEAERIATEVAAEYGIDGTVARYAGLYGPERYRLNRYIEGPVTEGYLNMVHREDAAGAVAHILRTRPAADTFVVVDDEPVSKWEFADWLAAECGRDEPPKRTKAERLDDPGLSEAARRRILTSKRCSNELLRSSGYEFAYPTYREGYRAAIEAYQSD, from the coding sequence ATGCGCGTTGGGATTCTCGGATGTGGCTACGTCGGGATCGAACTCGGTCGACAGTTGAGTGCGTCAGGCCACGAGGCCGTCGGTGTCAGGCGCTCCGACGAGGGTATCGAGGCGATCGAAGCGGCGGGGGTCGACGCCGTACAGGCGGATATCACCGACGCTGACGAACTGAGTGTGGTTCCCGATGTCGACGCCATCGTCTTCGCGGCGAGTTCCGGTGGCCGAGGAGCGGCCGCCGCCCGTCAGATCTACGTCGATGGACTGCACCGGGCGATAGAGTCCTTCGGGACGCGCGAAAACCCGCCGGACAGGCTGATCTACACGTCCAGTACCGGTGTCTATGGGGACCACGGCGGCGACTGGGTGGATGAAACGACGCCGCTGGATCCGACCACTGAGAAGACGCGGGTGCTCGCGGAGGCCGAGCGTATCGCGACGGAGGTCGCGGCCGAGTACGGTATCGACGGAACGGTGGCGCGGTATGCCGGCCTGTACGGTCCGGAGCGATACCGGCTTAACCGGTACATCGAGGGGCCAGTGACGGAGGGATATCTGAACATGGTCCATCGTGAGGACGCTGCCGGAGCTGTCGCACACATTCTCCGAACGCGCCCGGCTGCAGACACATTCGTCGTCGTTGACGACGAACCGGTCTCGAAGTGGGAGTTTGCGGACTGGCTGGCTGCCGAGTGTGGACGAGACGAACCGCCAAAACGGACGAAAGCGGAGCGACTCGACGATCCTGGACTGTCCGAGGCCGCGCGGCGACGTATTCTGACCAGCAAGCGGTGCTCGAACGAACTCCTTCGCTCGTCCGGGTACGAGTTCGCGTACCCGACCTATCGTGAGGGATATCGTGCTGCGATCGAGGCGTATCAGTCGGACTGA
- a CDS encoding NUDIX hydrolase codes for MDLDLERVAAYDPRAITDERHDAAVLVPVIDRDGESHLLFTKRADHLGEHPGQMSFPGGGREPRDADSHETALREANEEIALDPADAGIVGRLDDIRTITEYAVTPVVARVPDRQYVPDESEVAEIVVLPVSGLLDPDNYEFEARDHPHYGEIVIHYFHVDGYTVWGATGRIVVDFLERTTDWRAPERIDRDIA; via the coding sequence ATGGATCTCGATCTGGAACGGGTCGCGGCGTACGACCCCCGCGCGATCACCGACGAGCGCCACGATGCCGCGGTCCTCGTCCCGGTGATCGATCGGGACGGCGAGAGCCATCTCCTGTTTACGAAACGCGCCGACCATCTCGGCGAGCATCCCGGTCAGATGAGCTTTCCCGGCGGCGGACGCGAACCGAGGGACGCCGACAGCCACGAGACTGCACTCCGGGAGGCAAACGAGGAGATTGCCCTTGACCCGGCAGACGCGGGAATCGTCGGCCGTCTCGATGATATCCGGACAATCACCGAGTACGCGGTCACGCCGGTCGTCGCACGCGTCCCCGACCGTCAGTACGTCCCTGACGAATCGGAGGTCGCCGAGATCGTGGTGCTACCAGTCTCAGGGCTCCTCGACCCGGACAATTACGAGTTCGAAGCGCGTGATCACCCCCACTACGGCGAGATCGTGATCCACTACTTCCACGTCGACGGCTACACCGTCTGGGGCGCGACCGGTCGGATCGTCGTCGACTTTCTCGAGCGGACGACCGACTGGCGTGCGCCGGAGCGGATCGACCGGGACATCGCGTGA
- a CDS encoding DUF5791 family protein — MLQDQRVDVDGLSVDGLRAEYDEELRAVIDGHGPETVAAESDVDVGTVSAIADGESPPLSLSDAAAILALGEEYPDAETIETMACEHLLLGMSMAVLDVDALASEVRLDLSAKEIQQKLERRAAMDLAEFVAIEYAIADRQY; from the coding sequence ATGCTTCAGGATCAGCGCGTGGACGTAGATGGCCTCTCGGTCGACGGGCTACGGGCAGAGTACGACGAGGAGCTCCGGGCCGTGATCGATGGGCACGGTCCCGAGACCGTCGCTGCTGAATCGGACGTCGATGTTGGGACGGTTTCAGCGATTGCAGATGGGGAGTCCCCGCCGCTCTCGCTTTCGGACGCGGCGGCGATCCTCGCACTCGGCGAGGAGTATCCAGACGCCGAAACCATCGAGACGATGGCGTGTGAGCATCTGCTGCTCGGCATGTCGATGGCCGTGCTGGACGTCGACGCGCTGGCGAGCGAGGTAAGACTCGATCTCTCGGCAAAGGAGATCCAGCAGAAGCTCGAACGGCGTGCGGCGATGGATCTGGCGGAGTTCGTCGCCATCGAGTACGCGATCGCTGACCGACAGTATTGA
- a CDS encoding aldo/keto reductase, with translation MATSTGTWSYRDRFHEDFGRTYFRRYGDELVSSIGIGTYLGEPTDVVDEGYYEAIRAALEGGINVVDTAINYRCQRSERVVGRALADADVGRDEVVVATKGGFIPFDEDRPEDPSQYVLDEYVGTDIVPRDSLVGGHHSLHPDFLDDQLDRSLSNLDVETIDLYYVHNPETQLSERSRGAVYDQLEAAFERLEERAAAGDIAHYGVASWECFRVQADHDRYLSLPEVISRARSAAATVGNAATHLRAIQLPFNVVMADAFTVEAHDSQDGSQSALWFAHEAGLDVFTSASIAQGDLARELPAAVAARLEGETAAQRAINFARSAPGVTSSLVGASSAGHVEENLAAGEYDPLGAEAFDGVFE, from the coding sequence ATGGCAACCAGTACTGGCACGTGGTCCTACCGAGACCGGTTTCACGAGGACTTTGGCCGGACGTACTTCCGGCGCTACGGCGATGAGCTCGTGTCGTCGATCGGGATCGGAACCTACCTCGGGGAGCCAACCGACGTCGTCGACGAGGGGTACTACGAGGCGATCCGGGCGGCGCTAGAAGGTGGAATCAACGTCGTCGATACGGCGATCAACTACCGCTGCCAGCGGAGCGAGCGTGTGGTTGGCCGGGCGCTTGCGGACGCCGACGTGGGCCGCGATGAGGTCGTCGTCGCGACGAAAGGCGGCTTTATCCCTTTTGACGAGGATCGGCCCGAGGATCCCAGCCAGTACGTCCTCGACGAGTACGTCGGGACCGATATCGTCCCACGAGACTCGCTGGTTGGCGGGCACCACTCTCTCCATCCCGACTTCCTTGACGACCAGCTAGATCGATCACTGTCGAATCTAGACGTCGAGACGATCGACCTGTACTACGTCCACAACCCAGAAACACAGCTGTCGGAGCGATCGAGGGGGGCCGTCTACGATCAGCTAGAAGCCGCCTTCGAACGGCTAGAAGAACGCGCCGCGGCGGGTGATATCGCCCACTACGGCGTCGCGTCGTGGGAGTGTTTTCGGGTGCAGGCCGACCACGACCGCTACCTGTCGTTGCCCGAGGTGATCTCACGGGCACGGTCGGCCGCAGCGACGGTCGGCAACGCGGCGACGCATCTCCGTGCGATTCAGCTCCCGTTCAACGTGGTGATGGCCGACGCGTTCACCGTCGAGGCCCACGACTCACAGGACGGTTCCCAAAGTGCTCTCTGGTTCGCCCACGAGGCCGGACTGGACGTCTTTACGAGCGCGAGTATCGCACAGGGGGACTTAGCACGGGAGCTCCCGGCCGCGGTCGCGGCCCGCTTAGAGGGTGAAACAGCGGCCCAGCGTGCGATCAACTTCGCCCGAAGTGCCCCCGGCGTGACATCCTCGCTCGTGGGAGCGAGTTCCGCTGGACACGTCGAGGAGAACCTCGCCGCTGGCGAGTACGATCCGCTCGGGGCCGAGGCGTTCGACGGGGTCTTCGAGTGA
- a CDS encoding DUF7109 family protein, with amino-acid sequence MTATLDDLAGVVDLFDGLTRAELVQALVELGARRGATPDDDAIDAAIQRALDEYYLIRYETADPSLLVAGPAAFPTLPEHAEDLPHIMDVPDRSPDRDDLGTVAAERLRSDADAAIEASDAERIETLIDVSYDIEAWAPVDLGEIRGRLDEHAPTGE; translated from the coding sequence ATGACCGCAACACTCGACGACCTCGCGGGCGTCGTCGACCTCTTCGACGGGCTGACACGCGCCGAACTGGTACAGGCACTCGTCGAACTCGGCGCACGACGCGGGGCCACACCTGATGACGATGCGATCGACGCCGCGATCCAGCGGGCTCTCGACGAATACTACCTGATCCGCTACGAGACCGCAGATCCCTCCTTGCTCGTTGCCGGACCCGCCGCGTTTCCGACGCTCCCCGAGCACGCGGAGGATCTGCCTCACATCATGGACGTTCCGGATCGGTCTCCGGATCGTGACGACCTCGGAACCGTCGCCGCAGAACGGCTCCGATCTGATGCCGATGCCGCGATCGAGGCCAGCGATGCGGAGCGCATCGAGACGCTGATCGACGTCAGTTACGACATCGAGGCGTGGGCCCCTGTCGATCTCGGCGAGATTCGGGGACGACTCGACGAGCACGCACCGACGGGCGAGTAG
- a CDS encoding DEAD/DEAH box helicase, with protein MSRQVPQVDTLFLHESNDDYFVTVRRDGERLFRARLDLKETSAGPRPGRFRIKDGSSEEPRSPDEFVDIARRANRIRISEQTAPEHRDRLREALDGYQLSAKVVRTCRLCASDGRYSPLKSETAIKKDDEYVCPACAKIELERELSYQGEVTSAAQERLEELLLDVQDLERITNLLKGHLDPDLTKFDEISATTDEIDRVRVDSLNLHPGVQGLLEDRFETLLPVQSLAIENGLLEGDDQLVVSATATGKTLVGEMTGLDRVLNGKGKMLFLVPLVALANQKHEDFEDEYGDLVDVTIRVGASRVRDNGSRFDPSADVIVGTYEGIDHALRTGRDLGDIGTVVIDEVHTLKEDERGHRLDGMISRLKYYCEQRSKSRSGYSGAQWIYLSATVGNPRELAQGLRANLVEFEERPVPIERHVTFADQREKTRLENKLVKREFDSKSSKGYRGQTIIFTNSRRRCHEISRKLEYESAAYHAGLDYGQRKSVERKFGNQDLAAVVTTAALAAGVDFPASQVIFDTLAMGIEWLSVQEFHQMLGRAGRPDYHDKGTVYVLVEPDTSYHSSMEMSEDEVAFKLLKGEMESVQTVYDERAAVEETLANITVAGKATKRLNARMLGDVPTKHAVGKLLQYEFIDGFEPTALGRAVTTHFLSPNDAFVMLDAIRKGKDPYDIVAEIELQDQF; from the coding sequence GTGTCACGGCAGGTCCCGCAGGTCGACACGCTGTTCCTCCACGAGTCGAACGACGACTACTTCGTCACCGTTCGACGCGACGGCGAGCGACTGTTCCGCGCCCGACTCGACCTCAAGGAGACCTCCGCGGGCCCCCGCCCCGGCCGCTTTCGTATCAAGGACGGCTCCAGCGAGGAGCCACGCAGCCCGGACGAATTCGTCGATATCGCACGCCGGGCCAACAGGATTCGTATCTCCGAACAGACCGCCCCGGAGCATCGAGACCGCCTCCGAGAGGCGCTCGACGGCTACCAGCTCTCGGCCAAGGTCGTCCGCACGTGTCGGCTCTGTGCCTCCGATGGTCGGTACTCGCCGCTGAAGAGCGAGACGGCGATCAAAAAGGACGATGAATACGTCTGTCCGGCCTGCGCGAAAATCGAGCTCGAACGCGAACTCTCCTATCAGGGCGAGGTCACGAGCGCCGCTCAGGAGCGACTCGAAGAGCTCCTGCTGGACGTCCAGGATCTCGAACGGATCACGAACCTCCTCAAGGGCCATCTCGATCCGGATCTGACCAAGTTCGACGAGATCAGCGCAACGACCGACGAGATAGATCGGGTTCGTGTTGACTCGCTGAACCTCCATCCCGGCGTACAGGGGCTTCTGGAGGACCGGTTCGAGACGCTCCTGCCAGTCCAGAGCCTCGCAATCGAGAACGGCCTGCTGGAAGGCGACGACCAGCTCGTCGTGAGTGCGACGGCAACTGGGAAGACACTCGTCGGCGAGATGACCGGGCTCGACCGCGTGCTCAACGGCAAGGGCAAGATGCTCTTTCTCGTACCGCTGGTCGCGCTCGCCAATCAGAAACACGAGGATTTCGAGGACGAGTACGGCGACCTCGTCGACGTGACGATCCGCGTCGGTGCGAGCCGGGTCCGGGATAACGGCAGTCGGTTCGATCCCAGCGCCGACGTCATCGTCGGCACGTACGAGGGGATCGACCACGCGCTCCGGACCGGACGAGATCTGGGCGATATCGGTACCGTCGTCATCGACGAGGTGCACACACTCAAAGAGGACGAACGAGGCCACCGCCTGGACGGGATGATCTCGCGGCTCAAGTACTACTGTGAGCAGCGTTCGAAGTCCCGTTCGGGGTACAGCGGCGCTCAGTGGATCTACCTCTCGGCGACCGTCGGAAACCCCCGCGAACTCGCACAGGGACTGCGTGCGAACCTCGTCGAGTTCGAGGAGCGACCCGTTCCGATCGAACGCCACGTCACCTTCGCCGACCAGCGCGAAAAGACCAGACTGGAGAACAAACTGGTCAAACGCGAGTTCGACTCGAAATCCTCGAAGGGGTATCGCGGGCAGACGATCATTTTCACCAACTCGCGGCGACGCTGTCACGAGATCAGCCGCAAACTGGAGTACGAGTCGGCGGCCTACCACGCCGGGCTCGATTACGGACAGCGCAAATCCGTCGAGCGGAAGTTCGGGAATCAGGATCTCGCTGCAGTAGTGACGACGGCAGCACTGGCAGCCGGTGTGGACTTCCCCGCCTCACAGGTGATTTTCGACACGCTCGCGATGGGGATCGAGTGGCTCTCGGTACAGGAGTTCCACCAGATGCTCGGCCGGGCTGGACGGCCCGACTACCACGACAAAGGCACTGTCTACGTGCTGGTCGAGCCCGACACGTCCTATCACTCCAGCATGGAGATGAGCGAGGACGAGGTCGCATTCAAGCTCCTGAAAGGCGAGATGGAATCGGTGCAGACGGTCTACGACGAACGCGCCGCCGTCGAGGAGACCCTGGCGAACATCACCGTCGCGGGCAAAGCCACCAAACGACTCAATGCCCGGATGCTCGGTGACGTGCCGACCAAACACGCGGTCGGTAAGCTACTCCAGTACGAGTTTATCGACGGCTTCGAGCCGACGGCGCTGGGCAGGGCAGTGACGACGCACTTCCTGTCGCCGAACGATGCCTTCGTCATGCTCGATGCGATCCGCAAGGGCAAGGATCCCTACGATATCGTGGCCGAGATCGAGCTGCAGGACCAGTTCTAG
- a CDS encoding DUF2080 family transposase-associated protein encodes MEQFTINGHEVVDGDVKATGNGAHVYVPKRWRGADVKVIRTSDPDDE; translated from the coding sequence ATGGAACAGTTCACAATCAACGGCCACGAAGTCGTGGACGGCGACGTGAAAGCCACTGGCAACGGCGCTCACGTCTACGTCCCGAAACGCTGGCGTGGCGCGGACGTGAAAGTCATCCGTACTTCTGACCCCGACGACGAATAG
- a CDS encoding HVO_0758 family zinc finger protein: MKSVRKALRDGTLEKDTYERIVCGDCEENLKTENDPDQIGSVRVCPDCGGRWKELR, translated from the coding sequence ATGAAATCAGTCCGCAAGGCGTTACGAGACGGAACCCTGGAGAAAGATACGTACGAGCGAATCGTCTGTGGGGACTGTGAGGAGAACCTCAAAACGGAGAACGATCCCGATCAGATCGGCTCCGTTCGCGTCTGTCCGGACTGTGGTGGCCGATGGAAAGAGCTTCGATAG
- a CDS encoding RNA-guided endonuclease InsQ/TnpB family protein — MNYNYRYRLNPSDDLRERLAWTVDTCRQVYNHFLHRLNRHDDTSSYSEQKRLPDLKDWWTDLPDVHSKVLQKVVQRLYDNLSTLNGRKQNGYSVGELKWKAPGEYQSFTYSQSGFKLKNTSGRTRLWLSKIGDIPINFHRDLPDDATIKTVTVKRDPTGKWYAILGVETPDNPPKKPDEVTDAVGIDVGILKYVHDSDGIAVESPDLSDERERLERAQRNLSRKEHGSNNWEEQRKTVARRHADLKRKRRDFLHKLSAYYAREYDLVAVEDLDAKGLVELPGNSRNRAGASWGTFLRLLKYKCEREGTYFVAVDPRGTTKECASCGVETDKPLWVREHSCPSCGFEADRDANASWNILSRGLEQVGTGCPESTPVETALPTDIDSVSAKRVVEAGSPTLKERTALAVSE; from the coding sequence ATGAACTACAACTACAGGTATCGACTAAACCCGTCCGACGACCTCCGCGAGCGATTAGCGTGGACTGTCGATACCTGTAGGCAGGTCTACAACCATTTTCTCCACCGTCTCAACCGCCACGACGATACGTCGTCGTACTCCGAGCAGAAGCGTCTGCCGGACCTGAAAGACTGGTGGACTGACCTGCCAGACGTTCACTCGAAGGTATTGCAGAAAGTCGTCCAGCGATTGTACGACAACCTCTCGACGCTCAACGGCCGGAAGCAGAACGGTTACAGCGTCGGGGAGTTGAAGTGGAAAGCACCGGGCGAGTACCAATCGTTCACCTACAGTCAGTCCGGCTTCAAACTCAAAAACACGAGTGGTCGGACCCGACTGTGGCTCTCGAAGATTGGTGACATTCCCATCAATTTCCACCGCGACCTGCCCGACGACGCCACCATTAAGACCGTCACAGTCAAACGCGACCCCACCGGCAAGTGGTACGCCATCCTTGGCGTCGAAACTCCCGACAACCCGCCCAAGAAGCCCGACGAGGTGACTGACGCTGTTGGTATCGACGTGGGTATCCTAAAATACGTCCACGACAGCGACGGGATTGCCGTCGAGTCGCCTGACCTTTCCGATGAACGCGAGCGGTTAGAACGCGCTCAACGTAACCTCTCGCGGAAGGAACACGGCTCGAATAATTGGGAGGAACAGCGCAAGACGGTCGCTCGACGCCATGCTGACCTGAAGCGCAAGCGTCGAGACTTCTTGCACAAACTCTCGGCGTACTACGCCCGCGAGTATGACCTTGTGGCCGTCGAGGACTTGGACGCGAAGGGGCTGGTCGAACTTCCGGGCAACTCTCGGAACCGCGCCGGGGCCTCATGGGGGACGTTCCTGCGACTGCTCAAATACAAGTGCGAGCGGGAAGGAACGTACTTCGTCGCCGTGGACCCCCGAGGCACGACCAAAGAGTGCGCGTCATGTGGCGTCGAGACGGACAAGCCGTTGTGGGTACGCGAGCATTCGTGTCCGTCGTGTGGGTTCGAGGCAGACAGAGACGCGAATGCGTCGTGGAATATCCTTTCTCGCGGTCTCGAACAAGTAGGGACGGGCTGTCCCGAATCAACGCCTGTGGAGACTGCGCTCCCTACGGACATCGATTCGGTGTCTGCAAAGCGCGTCGTGGAAGCAGGAAGCCCCACCCTCAAGGAGCGAACCGCATTAGCGGTGAGCGAGTAG
- a CDS encoding two-component system sensor histidine kinase NtrB, with protein MTDPVGDGDTDEFIVDSSIIDDDTEFYRTLLANTSEGILTIDEDSNIVFANPAIEGILGYAPDELVGSSKMTIIPERHREDHRAGLEAYLRTGERHIDWDGVELPAQHRAGHELVVSVSLREHEYNGERFFTGIFTDVTERKERERRLQEKNERLESFASVVSHDLRNPLGVASAYVELAQETDTEAVDELVEVERSLDRMERIIDDLLWLARTGNQVGKQELLDFAGVAEDAWETTETADATLVVDSTGRIRADYDRLVQLLENLFRNAIQHGGEDVTVRVGRIEGGWYVEDSGPGIDADLTDEIFSPGMSTEELGTGLGLYIVKSVAEGHGWEISVGTGTDGGARFEFTGIDEE; from the coding sequence GTGACAGACCCAGTAGGGGACGGAGATACCGACGAGTTCATCGTCGATTCCTCGATCATCGATGACGACACCGAATTCTACCGAACCCTGCTTGCGAACACGTCAGAAGGTATCCTCACGATCGACGAGGACAGCAACATCGTGTTCGCAAACCCGGCTATCGAAGGGATTCTTGGCTATGCCCCTGACGAACTGGTTGGAAGCTCGAAGATGACGATTATTCCTGAACGTCATCGTGAGGACCATCGAGCTGGGTTAGAAGCGTATCTACGAACCGGCGAGCGACATATCGACTGGGATGGCGTCGAACTACCGGCACAGCACAGGGCTGGTCACGAGCTCGTCGTTTCGGTCAGTCTCCGCGAGCACGAATACAACGGAGAGCGGTTTTTCACCGGTATTTTCACCGACGTAACGGAACGCAAGGAGCGAGAACGACGGCTACAGGAAAAGAACGAACGCCTCGAAAGCTTCGCATCGGTCGTCTCACACGACCTGCGTAACCCGCTTGGGGTCGCAAGCGCCTATGTAGAGCTCGCTCAGGAGACCGATACCGAGGCAGTCGACGAGCTCGTGGAGGTCGAACGCTCCCTCGATCGGATGGAACGGATCATCGACGACCTGCTGTGGCTCGCCCGCACCGGGAATCAGGTCGGAAAGCAAGAGTTACTCGATTTCGCGGGAGTCGCCGAAGATGCCTGGGAGACGACGGAGACTGCCGACGCAACGCTCGTGGTCGACTCCACCGGCAGGATCCGTGCGGACTACGACCGGCTGGTGCAGTTACTCGAAAACCTGTTCCGGAATGCGATCCAGCACGGCGGCGAGGACGTCACTGTCCGGGTCGGACGGATCGAGGGGGGATGGTACGTCGAGGACTCTGGTCCCGGCATCGATGCTGACCTCACTGACGAGATTTTCAGTCCCGGAATGTCGACGGAAGAACTCGGGACCGGCCTCGGCCTCTACATCGTCAAGAGCGTCGCCGAGGGCCACGGCTGGGAGATATCCGTCGGTACGGGCACCGATGGCGGCGCACGATTCGAGTTCACCGGGATCGACGAGGAGTGA
- a CDS encoding DHH family phosphoesterase, whose amino-acid sequence MRYAVVSRGVVDDALRAVDIDGTLLVGGAIVVALLGALWLTIRWLRRTPGLRFQRLLSQYDTVDVLMHPNPDPDAMSAALAVSFLADTVDTDTRLLFAGQIRHQENRAFRTVLDVEMIRIDSAADVDGDGLVLVDHNRPRGFSGAEGLSPDALIDHHPGGGEAESFTDARTNYGACATILAEYLEAIDARPAADEEDIDLPIPWEVSTGLLYGIQSDTNHLTKGCSSAEFQAASFLYPGIDEDALDRIANPEVSAETLDIKARAIRERRVDGSFAVADVGEVSNVDAIPQAADELLTLEGVTAVVVYGRREGELSLSGRSRDDRVHMGDVLSAVTEDIPMASAGGHARMGGGQISIAHMEGIGPSDGLTEEQFTDRLFNALAGDI is encoded by the coding sequence ATGCGGTACGCTGTCGTCAGTCGTGGGGTCGTCGACGACGCACTCCGCGCCGTCGACATCGACGGGACGCTTCTTGTTGGCGGTGCCATCGTAGTGGCATTGCTTGGCGCGCTCTGGCTGACGATCCGCTGGCTTCGCCGGACGCCCGGTCTCCGGTTCCAGCGATTACTGAGCCAGTACGATACTGTCGACGTGCTGATGCACCCGAATCCGGATCCGGATGCGATGTCCGCCGCACTGGCGGTCTCGTTTCTCGCTGATACTGTCGACACCGACACACGATTGTTGTTTGCAGGGCAGATCAGACATCAGGAGAACCGGGCGTTTCGGACGGTCCTCGACGTCGAGATGATACGGATTGACTCTGCGGCTGATGTAGACGGAGACGGACTCGTACTCGTCGATCACAACCGCCCGCGCGGGTTTTCGGGCGCGGAGGGGCTCTCGCCTGACGCGCTGATCGACCACCATCCCGGCGGCGGCGAGGCCGAGTCGTTCACCGATGCCCGGACGAACTACGGGGCCTGCGCGACGATTCTGGCCGAGTATCTCGAGGCGATCGACGCGCGACCGGCAGCCGACGAGGAGGATATCGATCTCCCGATTCCCTGGGAAGTGTCGACCGGACTACTGTATGGTATCCAGTCGGACACGAACCATCTCACCAAAGGCTGTTCTTCGGCGGAGTTTCAGGCGGCATCGTTCCTGTACCCCGGCATCGACGAGGACGCACTCGACCGGATCGCCAACCCGGAGGTGAGCGCGGAGACGCTGGATATCAAGGCACGGGCGATCCGGGAACGGCGGGTCGACGGCTCGTTCGCCGTCGCGGACGTAGGCGAGGTGTCGAACGTCGATGCGATCCCCCAGGCGGCGGATGAACTGCTCACGCTAGAGGGCGTGACGGCAGTCGTCGTCTACGGCAGGCGGGAGGGCGAGCTCAGCCTGTCGGGACGCTCTCGCGACGACCGCGTTCATATGGGTGATGTACTCTCGGCAGTCACCGAGGATATCCCGATGGCGAGCGCTGGCGGGCATGCACGCATGGGAGGTGGACAGATCTCGATTGCCCACATGGAGGGGATCGGCCCATCGGATGGCCTCACGGAAGAGCAGTTCACCGATCGTCTGTTCAATGCACTGGCAGGCGACATCTAG
- a CDS encoding glycosyl transferase family 2 codes for MEYVQERIATVHDFTNPVPSAPTDSTAVVVPMTHREYGVPAAERVLSTLARVDPATVVVPLRAPPDRVDSFREWLDGFDVDTELLWCNSEPVESLLARSGVPTDRGKGRDVWLALGVAAPDHEYITVHDADATTYSAAHVPRLLAPLAHEYSFSKGYYARIEDERLYGRLFRLFVAPLIRVLSDRHQAPVLRYLDSFRYALAGEFAMTAELARSIRAQPSWGLEIGTLGEAFDYCGFEGTAQVDLGFHEHDHRAVGGETGLADMADHVGNALFRVLDDHGLDVEYGSLPSAYRRTANRLVKQYALDASMNGLEFDAPAEREQVEAYGAAVTPPGEDERLPAWKDVSLSPADLERAAVRALDGPSLTSGED; via the coding sequence ATGGAGTACGTTCAGGAGCGGATCGCCACGGTGCACGACTTCACCAACCCCGTTCCGTCGGCCCCGACGGACAGCACCGCTGTCGTCGTTCCGATGACCCACCGCGAGTACGGTGTACCCGCGGCGGAACGAGTCCTCTCGACACTGGCGAGGGTCGATCCGGCGACGGTCGTGGTGCCGCTCAGAGCACCACCAGACCGTGTCGACTCGTTTCGGGAGTGGCTCGACGGCTTTGACGTCGACACCGAACTGCTCTGGTGCAACAGCGAACCGGTCGAATCGTTGCTCGCACGGAGCGGCGTCCCGACCGACCGCGGAAAAGGGCGTGACGTGTGGCTGGCGCTGGGCGTGGCCGCACCGGACCACGAGTATATCACCGTCCACGACGCCGACGCGACGACCTACTCCGCAGCACACGTGCCACGTCTGCTCGCGCCGCTAGCTCACGAGTACTCGTTCTCGAAGGGCTACTACGCCAGAATCGAGGACGAGCGCCTGTACGGGCGGCTGTTTCGCCTGTTTGTCGCGCCGCTCATCCGGGTCCTCAGTGATCGACATCAGGCCCCAGTATTACGCTATCTCGATAGCTTCCGATACGCGCTGGCTGGCGAGTTCGCCATGACGGCGGAGCTCGCACGGTCGATCCGGGCACAGCCGAGCTGGGGGCTGGAGATTGGCACGCTCGGAGAAGCCTTTGATTACTGTGGGTTCGAGGGCACTGCACAGGTCGATCTCGGCTTCCACGAGCACGACCATCGGGCGGTCGGTGGCGAGACCGGGCTCGCCGACATGGCCGACCACGTCGGCAATGCGCTGTTTCGCGTGCTCGACGATCACGGTCTCGATGTGGAGTACGGGTCGCTCCCATCCGCGTACCGGCGGACGGCCAACCGACTGGTAAAGCAGTACGCGCTCGACGCCTCGATGAACGGGTTGGAGTTCGACGCCCCGGCAGAGCGCGAACAGGTCGAGGCCTATGGCGCCGCCGTGACGCCACCAGGGGAAGATGAGCGGCTGCCCGCCTGGAAGGATGTCTCGCTGTCGCCCGCCGACCTCGAACGTGCGGCCGTCCGCGCACTCGACGGTCCATCCCTGACGTCGGGCGAGGACTGA